The genomic region CCTTTTTGGTATTATCTGGGTCTGTTTTAAAAATATTTTTTGATTATGCTTTGGTGTTATTTTCCATCAACTGCATAACTCCTGTGTTAATAAATCCTGCATATCAAGGAAAAGGCATTGGAAAAGAGTTAGTTAGATTGTTATCCCAAAAATACAAGGAGTATTTAAGGATTGTGCTTATAGCTTATGAAAAAGAAACGGAATTCTATAGACGCTGTGGATTTGAAGTTGGAGTGGAAAAGGTACCTATGTTTATTACTTCTTTGTGGACATAATTAATATAAGAAGTAGGGTTTTGATATCACAGAATGGTATCAGAAAGTTTTATTTAGGGGCTGACGTCCTGTCAGCCTCTAGTCTTCGAAGGCGCGCGACTATTACATAACACCACATTCACGCTATCGGGCTTCGGCCTGCGAGGGTAAGGTCATAACGGAGAAGGGCTTTGCCTCAGCCACATCGTCTCAGTAAGTCCAGGTATGACTAGACTTCGGCGACGTCGTGAATGCGCCCCGATAATCGGACATCGCTCGCTGCGCTCGCTCGTCCGATTATCGGGGCGCGGGCTTCGCCTGCTGATAGGCTCGCTCGCGCAAAGCGCTCGCGACATCGCCTATCAGCAGGTTTACGGACACCCCTTCGCCAAGTGCAAGCACTAGGGCTCAGGGCGTCGTAAACCCGCGCCCCGTTAAGCGCAATGTTCTTTAATAGTAAAAGAAAAGACCCAATATTGGGTCAGATTTTGCTCCAGAATTCATTTTCAGATATTTTAAGTTGCTTATCTAGAATTCTTTTCCATAGGTTTCTGGGGATTTCTTTAGCAATAGCATGACTGATTTTTATTCTGAGAACGGAGCCATCGGCTAAAACCTTTTCATAGTACCAATGATCTGTATTTCTTATAAGAACCCAACCGTTTTTATCACAGTATCTTTTTAGGTCTCCAAATTTAGGTGGCATTGTCCAGCTCTAGTAATTGACGAATTTCTTCATCAGTTTCACATAGTAGGACACGTAAGACATAAGGGAAATGAGATTTACGGTTGGGTGCGTTCAAGAATAATTGTGATCTCTGTATATAATCTGAGGCATAGATTTTCAGATCATCAACTAGACCACTGATAGCTTCATCTAAATTTGAACCATTTGAATAAAGCTCTAGGTCATCCAAAGCAAGTGTTATAGATGAATCATCTTCTTTAATAATCTCAGGCTTCAAGCTAAAATTAGACAATAACATTTTCTGTTGGTCAACTCGAAGAACCATTACTTCTTCTGACTTTTTTCGTTTAATTATAGCTGGTTTATACATATTGAAAACCTGATCATACAAAGAAGAGAACTCTTTGCGGGCATCGGTTAGGTTTAATTCATATAACATAGTCATACACCTCCTCACCTCCTATACTACAACAATATGCACAATCTGTACAGATAGAACATTTATAGTATGGGTTGAAGGGGATAAATTATAATGATACCAGAAAACGAGACAGACAAGATGGGTCAAATAAGTTAGAATAGAACTATGGACAAGAGAAGGAATTTTACACCGGAACAAAAAGCAAAAATCGTGATTGAAGTCTTGCGGGAAGAAAAAACACTGAATGAGATTGCTGCAGAGCATGAAGATTGTTGTTGGCACAGTTATAAGGAATCTAGAAATCATAGGAGGTACAAAATGAGAGAACTTAAAGCAAAAATGTTTAACAAAAAAGCATCAGACCCGAAAAATAAACCTGCTCATATTATAGAAGCCATAGGATTGAAATATGCGGATATTATCGCTGATATAGGTGCAGGTGGAGGTTATTTTTCACTAAGATTTGCTGAAATAGTGGGCGAAAAAGGTAAAGTTTACGCTGTTGATACAAATAAAGAGTTTTTGGAATTCATCAAAAACAGTGCTAAGAAAAAAGGGCTAAAAAACATAATTACACTCCTTATAACTGAAGATAAAATGGATTTACCTGAAGAAAGCTTAGATTTCATATTTATGCGTAATGTCACCCACCATATACCAAATCGTGTGAAGTATTTTAAGAATCTAAGAATGTTTTTGAAATCTAATGGCAGGATAATCATAATAGAGTACAAAAAAGGCAAACCTTTCACTTTTCGCGGGATGTTTGGGCACTATGTTCCCAAGGATACTATCGTACGAGAAATGGGAGAGGCGGGATATGTATTGGAAAAAGAATTTGATTTTTTACCAGAGCAAAATTTTACAGTTTACTTAAACACACCCCTTCGCCAAGCGTAAGCATGAACCGTTATCCGAAATGGCTTTACTCGATCGAACAGTGAATGCTTTTGATATCTGAATCATTGAAAGCTGCATATCCTGGAGGGTTAATTGGAGCTATTCATTTTAAGAATGCGAGCAACTCTGATTTTAGTCCAAGGCTAGAAAAAGAGAAGGAAGAACTTGAAAATGCTTTAAGAACTAAATCGATATGTTAAAGTTGTTTCACCGGATGCAATATTAGAAACACAGGAAATATATAAAATCTAAACCAGTTTTATTTAG from Peptococcaceae bacterium harbors:
- a CDS encoding GNAT family N-acetyltransferase — protein: FLVLSGSVLKIFFDYALVLFSINCITPVLINPAYQGKGIGKELVRLLSQKYKEYLRIVLIAYEKETEFYRRCGFEVGVEKVPMFITSLWT
- a CDS encoding exoribonuclease R, giving the protein MLYELNLTDARKEFSSLYDQVFNMYKPAIIKRKKSEEVMVLRVDQQKMLLSNFSLKPEIIKEDDSSITLALDDLELYSNGSNLDEAISGLVDDLKIYASDYIQRSQLFLNAPNRKSHFPYVLRVLLCETDEEIRQLLELDNAT
- a CDS encoding class I SAM-dependent methyltransferase — its product is MAAEHEDCCWHSYKESRNHRRYKMRELKAKMFNKKASDPKNKPAHIIEAIGLKYADIIADIGAGGGYFSLRFAEIVGEKGKVYAVDTNKEFLEFIKNSAKKKGLKNIITLLITEDKMDLPEESLDFIFMRNVTHHIPNRVKYFKNLRMFLKSNGRIIIIEYKKGKPFTFRGMFGHYVPKDTIVREMGEAGYVLEKEFDFLPEQNFTVYLNTPLRQA